The sequence TGTCGCCGGCCGCCGGATGGCTGTCGGAGCGGATCGAGCCGCGGATCGTCGCGTCGATCGGCATGGCGATGACCGCGGGCGGCCTCGCCGCGCTCGCGGCGAAGCCGCCGGGCCCGGCGTCGTACGTCGTCGGCGCGCTCGTCGTGATGGGGGCCGGGTTCGGCCTGTTCTCGTCGCCCAATACCAACGCCATCATGAGCAGCGTACCGGCGGGCGCCTACGGCGTCGCGGCCGGGGTCACCAGCACGATGCGCATCGGCGGGCAGCTGCTGAGCTTCGCGGCGCTTACGGTGATCTTCAACGCGTTTCTCGGCGCGGCGCCGGTCACCGCGGCCAACCTGGACCACTTCCGCGCCGCGGCCCGCCTGGGATTCGCCGTCTTCGCCGCGGCGTGCGGAACCGGCGTGCTGGCTTCGCTCGCCCGCGGCAACCTGCACGCCGGCCGCCCGGCCGGCGGACCCGCCGCCGGCCACGACGAAATTGAAGTCGGGCAGTCCGCGGTGCCGAGACCCGCGGCGTTCCGGAGGGAGCCGACCGATGCCTGAGCCGTTTTCCGTCGTCGCCTTCACCGGCAGCCTGCGCGCCGCGTCGTACAATCGCGCGCTTGCCCGGGCCGTCCGCGATCTGGCCCCGCGCTCGCTCGCCGTCAGGATCGAAGAGATCGACGCGATCCCGCTTTACAACCTCGACGTGGAGCGGGCCGCGTTCCCGGACGCGGTGACACGCCTCAAGCAGGCGATCGGGGCCGCGGACGGGACGCTCATCGTGACGCCGGAGCACAACTTTTCGATGTCGGGCGTGCTCAAGAACGTCATCGATTGGATCAGCCGGCCGCCCGGCGACGCCGCGTTGAGAGGCAAACCGGTCGGCATTCTCGGCGCCACCACCGGGCTCGTCGGCACGGCGCGGGCGCAGATGCATCTGCGCACGGTCCTCACCAACCTCAATGCAATCGTCATGCCCCAGCCGGCCGTGCTGATTCCCCGGGCGAACGAGAAATTCGACGCGGCGGGCCGGCTCACCGACGAGGAGACGGCCAGGCACATCCGCACATTCCTGGGCGCGTTCACGGACTGGATCGCGCTGATCAGCCGGAAAGAGCGTCCGGACGGTTAGCGGGCGCCGCTCCCCATGAGGGCGCCCAACCGGCGCGCAAGCGGACGGTTGACGGCGTCGAGCACGGCCTTGCAGACCGCGCGCGGCAGGTTCCGCTCGGTGGCTCCGCCGACG comes from bacterium and encodes:
- a CDS encoding NAD(P)H-dependent oxidoreductase, producing the protein MPEPFSVVAFTGSLRAASYNRALARAVRDLAPRSLAVRIEEIDAIPLYNLDVERAAFPDAVTRLKQAIGAADGTLIVTPEHNFSMSGVLKNVIDWISRPPGDAALRGKPVGILGATTGLVGTARAQMHLRTVLTNLNAIVMPQPAVLIPRANEKFDAAGRLTDEETARHIRTFLGAFTDWIALISRKERPDG